Proteins found in one Triticum aestivum cultivar Chinese Spring chromosome 4D, IWGSC CS RefSeq v2.1, whole genome shotgun sequence genomic segment:
- the LOC123098991 gene encoding flavonol synthase/flavanone 3-hydroxylase encodes MAGVVQSVQALASSLGALPPEFVRPEHERPRATTFRGASPLQIPVVDMSLPDAGSRMVEAAREWGIFQVVNHGVPADTVAELQRVGREFFALPQEEKQRYAMDPASGKTEGYGSSVQRSTGDRKIWSDNLFHAISPPAAVNHGFWPDKPRGYREANEAYCGHMRRLTREVLERLSAGLGLEKGAMAEAFAGGDDGLVLMQKVNFYPPCPQPELVLGFAPHTDLCALTVLVANDVPGLQVSKDGHWYDVEHVPGALIVNVGDQIEILSNGRYRAALHRATVSKEKTRMSWPVFVHPRREYIVAPHPRLVAGEIPAKYDYKAKTFEDYTYCKINKLPQ; translated from the exons ATGGCGGGGGTGGTGCAGAGCGTGCAGGCCTTGGCGTCGTCGCTGGGTGCGCTCCCGCCGGAGTTCGTGCGGCCCGAGCACGAGCGGCCGCGCGCCACCACTTTCCGCGGGGCCTCACCGCTGCAGATCCCAGTGGTCGACATGTCCTTGCCGGACGCCGGCAGCCGCATGGTGGAAGCGGCGAGGGAATGGGGGATCTTCCAGGTGGTGAACCACGGCGTGCCGGCGGATACCGTGGCGGAGCTGCAGCGCGTGGGGCGGGAGTTCTTCGCGCTCCCGCAGGAGGAGAAGCAGCGGTACGCCATGGACCCGGCCTCGGGGAAGACCGAGGGCTACGGCTCCAGCGTCCAGAGGAGCACCGGCGACAGGAAGATATGGTCCGACAACTTGTTCCACGCCATCTCGCCGCCGGCCGCGGTGAACCACGGCTTCTGGCCGGACAAACCCAGGGGGTACCGGGAGGCCAACGAGGCGTACTGCGGCCACATGAGGCGGCTGACGCGGGAGGTACTGGAGCGCCTCTCGGCCGGGCTGGGCCTGGAGAAGGGCGCCATGGCGGAGGCGTTCGCCGGCGGCGACGACGGCCTGGTGCTCATGCAGAAGGTCAACTTCTACCCGCCGTGCCCGCAGCCGGAGCTCGTGCTCGGCTTCGCGCCGCACACCGACCTGTGCGCGCTCACGGTCCTCGTAGCCAACGACGTGCCGGGCCTCCAGGTGTCCAAGGACGGCCATTGGTACGACGTCGAGCACGTGCCAGGAGCCCTCATCGTCAACGTCGGCGACCAGATCGAG ATTTTGAGCAACGGGAGGTACAGGGCGGCGCTGCACCGGGCGACCGTGAGCAAGGAGAAGACGCGGATGTCGTGGCCTGTGTTCGTGCATCCGCGAAGAGAGTACATCGTCGCGCCGCACccgcgcctcgtcgccggcgagatccCTGCCAAGTACGACTACAAGGCCAAGACGTTCGAGGACTACACGTACTGCAAGATCAACAAGCTACCGCAGTAG